In Campylobacter sp. RM16187, the DNA window TGTTCTTTTAGAATAGCAACTACTTGCTTGCTTAGTGCGACTTTATGCATAAATCCTGTCTTCATCTCGTTTGCTTGTATAGTCCATACTGCGTTTTGCATATCAATATCAGCCCATTTTGCTTGAGCTGTATTAATCGGACGGTTGACACATAAAATTTGAAGATAGATGGCACGCTTAGTTTGAAGCTGCATTTTATTATCTAATTTTAAGTCTTTTAAAAACTCTCTTATCCCATCATCAGTAGTTAGCGCGGCATATCTTGTATCTATTTGATTTTTTAAATTAAAACGACTTGATTGTAGGAAATTCTTTTTCAAGTCTAAAGCTTGGATCATGATCTATATATCTATCTTTGATAGCCATTGAAAAAACATTATGCAAGTGGTTTATAAGGCGGTGTATTGTCTCAAGACGACTTGTTTTAGGATTACTAGGGTTAAAAATGGCATTAAAGACCTCTAAAAGTTCGCTATACTTTATATTTTTTACATCTCTCTCGCCAAATTTAGGAAGTATATAAAGATTGTTCATCTGAATAATCTTTTTTAGATAAGTCTGGCTAATACCGTTTTTCTGTTTTTGCTCTATGTATATATTAAATAGACTTTTAAATTTATACTTATCATTCTTGCCTTTAATGGTATCTATATCCTTACCGCTTTCAAGCTCTTTTAGTAGTTTTACGGCGTCTATCCTTGCTTCGCTTACACTATAAATACCTTCTCTAAACTCACCTATTGTAAGCGACTTATCATCCTTTGTTCTTATAAAGAATGTTTTCTTACCGCTTGGATTAAGCCACAAATATAACTCTTTGGGATTTCCTACAGCTATTTTCTTTTTAGATTTTGGAGGTTGCAGTTTTCTAATATCTTTATCTTGAAGATTTGCCTTAGAGATGTTTGCCATTTAATTCCTTTCGTTTTCATGTTTTCTTATGTTTTTTACAAAAGTCCCAGAATTAAAAAAGTCCCTTAATTAGTCCCTAAATTAATCAGAAACAATTATAGCACAAAGGGTAATCAAAGCAACTAATTGGAAATCAAAAATGCTGTAAAGCCCTTAAGTAAGGCATTTAACAGAATTAAAAAGAAGGGATTGAAACTTAAAGAAAGTTTAAATGGTGGAAGCGAGGGGGATCGAACCCCTGTCCAAAAACAAACCACCCACGACCTCTACACGCTTAGCAAAAGTGAAAAATTCATCTAGCAAAGCTCACTTTCCAAAACCAAAAGCTAGACTAAGACAAAATTTCAGCTTATAGTTCGTCAGACCACAAACCTACTCTATCTAGGGTTACTCGCTATATTTTTTAGATAGTATCAAAAACAAGCAAGGCTCAACTGGACTTACGCAGCTTTAGCGTAAGCAGGAGCGAATTTAACGTTATTTGCGTTTAATTTTAGCTTGAGCTTTTTACGCTTTGCTCAAAGCGACGTGCCACCATGTGCGCTCTGCTCCTGTCGAAGCCAAGTCGCTCCCATAAAAAGTTACGTATTGTAGTTTATTTTAATCTTTTTGTCAAATATCGAGTCTTGAAGGAATTTTCACAATCATAGGATTTAAAACACTAAAAAATTCAGCATCAACCTCTATATCTTCACGATATTTGCTAAATTGATCACTTACCACTAATAGCCAATCCACAAATTCATCATTTGCAGGCCCTCTTAGATCCCTTGCTTCAGAGCAAATTTCTTCACTAAGAGTAGTAAGTTTTAATATAGGATCAATCTTCATAAATGATGTAGCCGATTTAATATTGTGAAAAATTCTAAATAACTCCTCTATACTACTCTTGTATCTATCCTCCCTAGCAAGATCAATTATGAGAGGTTCCATAAGCTCACACATCATAGAATAGTGCGTTAAAAATTCTTCAACAATATCATAAGAGTAGTCAATTTCAAGATTTTTCAATATCCCCATTTTTATATCCTTAAATATTCAGAGTGATTGTAGCATTTTTTTGATAAAATTAGAAAATTTAACTAAATAAAAAGTGATATAGAAATGCTTTTAAAAGAAAAAAAAATTACAATAACCGACATCAAAAACAAAAAACTAATCCAACCTATAGTTCCCATAGTTGCGATTACAGCTTATGATGCACTTTTTGCTAGGCTTTTTGATGATTACGTTGATATTATTTTAATAGGAGATAGTCTTAACTTGAGCTTCAATGGCAAAAAAGATACATTAAGCTCCTCAATGGAGATTATGCTATATCATACAAAAGCCGTTTGTGCTGGCTCAAAACACGCTTTTAAAGTCGCAGACATGCCTTTTGCAAGCTACATAAATGAAAAAACAGCAATTAAAAATGCTTCGAAATTTTTCAAACAAACCAATGCCGAGGCTATTAAGCTAGAGGGTGGACTAAGAGTAACAAAAATCATAAAAAGGCTTTGCGAGGAGGGAATAAGTGTGATGGGTCATATAGGGCTTATGCCCCAACAGGTAAGATTAGAGGGTGGATACAAAGTAAAAGGTCGCGCACAAGATGATGAAAATAGGCTTATTGAAGAGGCAATAGCTATAGAAGAGGCTGGCGCATTTTCTATAGTTATTGAAGGAGTAATAGAAAGCGTAGCAGAAAAAGTGGCTAAGAGTGTTAAAATACCGGTTATAGGCATAGGTTCAGGAGTTAAGGTGGACGGGCAAATTTTAGTCTGGTCAGATATGTTAGGATTCTTTGAAGAGTTTAAACCAAAATTTGCAAAACATTATATCGATGGCTCAAATTTAGTTCGTGAAGCGGTGCAAAGATACGCGGAAGAAGTAAAAAATAGAGCTTTTCCAAGCGAAGAATACAAATACAAAATTTAGGATAGATAATGAAATTTAAAATTTTAATATTATTTTTAATTTTTACAAGTCAAATTTTTGCTATACAGAGTGAAATATCGCAGGCTAGAGATGCATTTGAAAAAAAAGATTACAAAAAAGTCAAGGAAATAGTGACAAAAATTTGCGATAAAGGCGATGGATACGGATGTGCTGTTTTGGGAGATATGTATTATAAAGGGCTTGGCATCGAGCAAGATAAAAAAATGGCATACGAGTTTTTTAACAAAGCTTGTGAGCTAAAAAATGGGACAGGATGCTTTGATCTAGCCCTTATATATAAAAAAGGCGAGATTGTAAACAAAAATACAAAAAGAGTTTTTGAACTTTACTCAAAGGCTTGCGAGCTAAAAGAGGATAATGCCTGCACAAATTTGGGCGTTATGTATTACAATGGTGAGGGTACTGAAAAAGATCACCGCAAAGCATTTGATCTTTATTATAAAGCTTGCGAACTATACAATGGAACTGCATGCTTTAATATAGCATCTATGATATACGAAGGAGTATCTACCGAAAAAAATTATAAAAACGCCTTTAAATTTTTTGATCGCTCATGCTATATGAAAAATGCTCTTGGATGTAATGCTCTAGGCATAATGTATGAAAATGGCTACGGAACAGATAAAAACGTCTATAATGCCTACGATTCATACGCAACAGCTTGCCATATGGGCAATGAAAATGGATGCAATGCACTCGGAATCAAATTTGAAAATGGAAAAATAGACGAAAAAAAATACGAGGAGTATGAGTCTATAGCTGCTTCTTGCAAGATGGGCGACAAGCAAAGATGCGAAATACTGCAAAAGCTATTGGAGAAATTTTAGGTAAATTTAATGGATAGAATCGTAGAAATAGAAAAAGTAAGCTTTGAAAGCGAGTTTGAAACATCGCTTCGCCCTGCAAAATTTGAAGACTATATCGGACAAGAAAAGATAAAGCAGAATTTAGACGTCTTCATAAAGGCTGCTAAAAAGCGCAGAGAGTGCCTTGATCACGTGCTTTTTTACGGACCTCCGGGGCTTGGTAAAACCACTCTTGCGCACATCATCTCAAACGAGATGGGCGTAAGCATAAAAATGACCGCGGCACCGATGATCGAAAAGAGTGGCGATCTTGCTGCTGTGCTTACAAATTTGCAAGAAGGAGACGTGCTATTTATCGATGAAATTCACCGCTTAAGCTCGGCTATCGAAGAGGTGCTTTATCCTGCGATGGAGGACTTTAGGCTTGATATCATCATAGGCTCGGGTCCTGCGGCGCAAACGATAAAAATCGATCTACCTAAATTTACGCTAATAGGCGCTACAACAAGAGCGGGTATGATCTCAGCTCCGCTTAGAGATCGCTTCGGGATGGACTTTAGACTTCAGTTTTACAGCCACGAAGAGCTCGCCAAAATCGTTCAAATAGCATCCGTCAAGCTTGGTAAAGAGTGTGAAAAGCTAGCCGCGCTTGAGATCGCAAGACGCGCCAGAGCAACCCCTAGAATCGCGCTTAGACTGCTAAAACGAATTCGTGACTTTGCCGAAGTAAACGATGAACTCATCATCTCGCAAAAACGCGCCAAAGAGGCGCTTGACGCACTTGGAGTAAACGAAATAGGCTTTGATGAGATGGATATAAAATATCTTGAAATTTTGCTTGACGCCAAACGCAAGCCTTTGGGGCTAAACACAATTGCCGCCGCACTTAGCGAGGACGAAGGCACGATAGAAGACGTTATAGAGCCTTATTTGCTTGCAAACGGCTTTATCGAGCGTACGGCAAAAGGACGTATCGCAAGCGGCAAGTGCTACGAGACGTTCAAGCTAAAATTTAAAGAAGACAAAGGGCTTTTTGATGGTCAATAATAGTAGAATTTTCTTCGGAATTTTCGTATTTTTCGCAATTTCTTTAGTTATTTACCTATTTAAGCCATTTTTGCTAAATATTTTTATAGCCGCTCTGCTAGCGGTTGCTACGTCTAATATAAACGTTAAATTTTTAGAACTTACCAAAAATCGCAAAACACTATCCGCAGCACTTACTACGGCAGTTTTGTTTTTACTCTTTATAGCTCCTTTTATCTACGCCGTGATAGAGCTTACAAGACAAGCGGCCGGATTTAATATGAATAACATTACAAACACTATTGATTACATCAAAAACTATGATTTCGCACTTCCGGCAAGCATAGATTTTTTAGAACCTAAATTTAAAGAGCTGATTGCGAATATAGATATAAAAGCGATCTCGACCAAAATTATTTCAAATTTGGCAAATATTGGTAAATTAAGCGCTAAATTCTTAACCGATATGGTCATAATCGTGGTTTTTGTATTTTTCTCTTTCGTTTACGGAAACGAGCTTGTAAGTTATCTAAAAGAGGCTCTTCCTATGCAAAAAGAGGATACTCAATTCATACTTAGCGAAGTAGCAAATGTAATGAGCGTCGTGTTCTTTTCGATAATAGCCAATATGATCTTGCAAGGATTTTTATTTGCCATTATAACGATGATATTTGGATACAACGGCTTTTTAACAGGCATTGTATTTGGTTTTTCATCTTTAATTCCAGTAGTCGGCGGGCTACTTGCATGGGGGCCTATCAGCCTATATGAATTTGCTAACGGAAATACGGTAGGAGCGATAACAATAGCGCTTTATACTATAATTATGATATCAATAGTGGCAGATACTTTTTTAAAACCATTAATAATTAAATTTATAAATGATAGACTAGTTGAGATTCCAACTAAAATCAACGAGCTTCTTATATTTTTCGCGATGATAGCAGGCATCACAACATTTGGTTTTTGGGGCATAATACTTGGCCCAGCGATTGTGACATTCTTTCTCTCCACAATTAAGCTTTATGTCTTACTTAAAGAGAGATCCTTTGTCTAAATTAGTCACAATCAAAAGATAAACTAAGATTTTCAAGCTCGCTCTTTAGGGCTTTATGTTTATTTGAGAGGCTATTTAGCTGCTCTATTTTAGCCTCTTTTATCTCGCCAAATTCCATTCTAAGCTCATTTATAATTTTGTTTAAAAAGGAGCTATTTGATAGCATCTCATTTTCAAATTCATATAAATTAAGAGATATCAAAACCCTATCAAAAGTCTCTACACTAGTTGGGATAAATAGCGCAAAATGCAGCGGATCTTTTTCGTAAGCAATGGCGGAGTTTTCGATCTTATCTTTTATAAAATGCACAGCAATTTTTATAGCATTTTCATAGTTTGCAACTACTTTTAAATTTAGCTTTTCAAAAAACAAAGAGAGCTTTTGAAGCTTGTTAAATTTAACCGTTTCAAAATCTCTTAATATCAATCTATAAATTTGCCCCGCATAAGTTCTAATCGTGGCAAACTCAGTATCAGAGTGTATAGAAATCTCTTTAATTATATTTTCAAACTCGGATTTATAAATCAGAAATTCACGCTCTAAATTTTTATAAATTTCATCGATCTCAGCCTTAAGCTCATCCTCAAGCATAGATAAATTTCGCCTATAAA includes these proteins:
- a CDS encoding tetratricopeptide repeat protein — protein: MKFKILILFLIFTSQIFAIQSEISQARDAFEKKDYKKVKEIVTKICDKGDGYGCAVLGDMYYKGLGIEQDKKMAYEFFNKACELKNGTGCFDLALIYKKGEIVNKNTKRVFELYSKACELKEDNACTNLGVMYYNGEGTEKDHRKAFDLYYKACELYNGTACFNIASMIYEGVSTEKNYKNAFKFFDRSCYMKNALGCNALGIMYENGYGTDKNVYNAYDSYATACHMGNENGCNALGIKFENGKIDEKKYEEYESIAASCKMGDKQRCEILQKLLEKF
- the panB gene encoding 3-methyl-2-oxobutanoate hydroxymethyltransferase; protein product: MLLKEKKITITDIKNKKLIQPIVPIVAITAYDALFARLFDDYVDIILIGDSLNLSFNGKKDTLSSSMEIMLYHTKAVCAGSKHAFKVADMPFASYINEKTAIKNASKFFKQTNAEAIKLEGGLRVTKIIKRLCEEGISVMGHIGLMPQQVRLEGGYKVKGRAQDDENRLIEEAIAIEEAGAFSIVIEGVIESVAEKVAKSVKIPVIGIGSGVKVDGQILVWSDMLGFFEEFKPKFAKHYIDGSNLVREAVQRYAEEVKNRAFPSEEYKYKI
- the ruvB gene encoding Holliday junction branch migration DNA helicase RuvB: MDRIVEIEKVSFESEFETSLRPAKFEDYIGQEKIKQNLDVFIKAAKKRRECLDHVLFYGPPGLGKTTLAHIISNEMGVSIKMTAAPMIEKSGDLAAVLTNLQEGDVLFIDEIHRLSSAIEEVLYPAMEDFRLDIIIGSGPAAQTIKIDLPKFTLIGATTRAGMISAPLRDRFGMDFRLQFYSHEELAKIVQIASVKLGKECEKLAALEIARRARATPRIALRLLKRIRDFAEVNDELIISQKRAKEALDALGVNEIGFDEMDIKYLEILLDAKRKPLGLNTIAAALSEDEGTIEDVIEPYLLANGFIERTAKGRIASGKCYETFKLKFKEDKGLFDGQ
- a CDS encoding AI-2E family transporter, which encodes MVNNSRIFFGIFVFFAISLVIYLFKPFLLNIFIAALLAVATSNINVKFLELTKNRKTLSAALTTAVLFLLFIAPFIYAVIELTRQAAGFNMNNITNTIDYIKNYDFALPASIDFLEPKFKELIANIDIKAISTKIISNLANIGKLSAKFLTDMVIIVVFVFFSFVYGNELVSYLKEALPMQKEDTQFILSEVANVMSVVFFSIIANMILQGFLFAIITMIFGYNGFLTGIVFGFSSLIPVVGGLLAWGPISLYEFANGNTVGAITIALYTIIMISIVADTFLKPLIIKFINDRLVEIPTKINELLIFFAMIAGITTFGFWGIILGPAIVTFFLSTIKLYVLLKERSFV
- a CDS encoding phosphorelay protein, giving the protein MGILKNLEIDYSYDIVEEFLTHYSMMCELMEPLIIDLAREDRYKSSIEELFRIFHNIKSATSFMKIDPILKLTTLSEEICSEARDLRGPANDEFVDWLLVVSDQFSKYREDIEVDAEFFSVLNPMIVKIPSRLDI
- a CDS encoding Arm DNA-binding domain-containing protein, whose amino-acid sequence is MANISKANLQDKDIRKLQPPKSKKKIAVGNPKELYLWLNPSGKKTFFIRTKDDKSLTIGEFREGIYSVSEARIDAVKLLKELESGKDIDTIKGKNDKYKFKSLFNIYIEQKQKNGISQTYLKKIIQMNNLYILPKFGERDVKNIKYSELLEVFNAIFNPSNPKTSRLETIHRLINHLHNVFSMAIKDRYIDHDPSFRLEKEFPTIKSF